The following are encoded in a window of Amycolatopsis lexingtonensis genomic DNA:
- a CDS encoding STAS domain-containing protein — protein MPAADQNATPPGFGITLDTDATEPRVVVTGELDLLTSPQLQEALAGLIADKRAQRVVADLTGVTFFDSSALNVVLRAQRQAGEQDVELEVVPSPAVSRVIELTGVAEHLSVSEDPQA, from the coding sequence ATGCCCGCAGCCGACCAGAACGCCACCCCGCCCGGGTTCGGCATCACGCTGGACACCGACGCGACGGAGCCCCGGGTGGTGGTCACCGGCGAGCTCGATCTGCTCACCAGCCCGCAGCTGCAAGAGGCCCTGGCCGGGCTGATCGCGGACAAGCGGGCGCAGCGGGTCGTGGCCGATCTGACCGGGGTGACCTTCTTCGATTCCTCCGCGCTGAACGTGGTGCTCCGCGCACAACGCCAGGCCGGCGAGCAGGACGTCGAACTCGAGGTCGTGCCGAGCCCCGCGGTGAGCCGGGTGATCGAGCTCACCGGCGTGGCCGAACACCTGAGCGTGTCGGAGGACCCCCAAGCCTGA
- a CDS encoding helix-turn-helix domain-containing protein yields the protein MDESARAHRLCEAAHSAWKAGDPARARRLLDVMTRTVREPVARPLTGRLRGLIELYSGNLAAAQDHLTRLADRVEPGRAARLLFLAIDAAHHRDRWDDVVALTRRITALDCEPGYHVLAGLFAGGEVPDPWQLLDAVPASLTERHAHRWLVPMAISRRGPHRQATREFGLVAAERLRANGLLALYAVLLTWLAEVELDLGRWGDARAHAEEALRTAAEQRVTSVDAHAVLARLAALRGDAEACREHAALVLGEAPAQDNALAAAQARWALGSLHLSRGEYEPAVERLTSPGHRDVAAAAARDRAEAASGGLSLVPPDDRPFERARGSLRRGQSLRRDRRVTEAKVALRTALELFESLGAAEWAATARRELRAAGSAAPTAGPLTAQERQVAELAAAGLSNREIGARLFLSPRTVGYHLYKVFPKLGIASRAQLRDIALTG from the coding sequence ATGGACGAAAGCGCGCGGGCGCACCGGCTCTGCGAGGCGGCCCACTCGGCGTGGAAGGCCGGTGATCCGGCGCGGGCCCGGCGGCTGCTGGACGTCATGACCCGGACGGTCCGCGAGCCCGTCGCGCGGCCGCTGACCGGGCGGCTGCGCGGGCTGATCGAGCTGTACAGCGGGAACCTCGCCGCCGCGCAGGACCACCTGACGCGGCTCGCGGACCGGGTCGAACCCGGGCGGGCCGCGAGGCTGCTGTTCCTGGCGATCGACGCCGCGCACCACCGCGACCGGTGGGACGACGTCGTCGCGCTGACGCGGCGGATCACCGCGCTGGACTGCGAGCCCGGGTACCACGTCCTGGCCGGGCTGTTCGCCGGCGGCGAGGTCCCCGATCCGTGGCAGCTCCTCGACGCGGTGCCGGCGTCGCTCACCGAACGGCACGCGCACCGCTGGCTCGTCCCGATGGCGATCAGCCGCCGCGGGCCGCACCGGCAGGCGACGCGGGAGTTCGGGCTCGTCGCCGCGGAACGGTTGCGCGCCAACGGGCTTCTCGCGCTGTACGCGGTTCTGCTGACGTGGCTGGCCGAAGTGGAGCTGGACCTGGGCCGCTGGGGCGACGCGCGGGCGCACGCGGAGGAAGCGCTGCGGACCGCCGCCGAGCAGCGCGTGACGTCGGTGGACGCGCACGCCGTGCTGGCCCGGCTCGCCGCCCTGCGCGGTGACGCGGAGGCGTGCCGGGAGCACGCGGCGCTCGTGCTGGGGGAAGCACCGGCCCAGGACAACGCCTTGGCCGCGGCGCAGGCCCGGTGGGCGCTGGGCTCACTGCACCTCTCGCGCGGTGAGTACGAACCGGCCGTGGAACGGCTCACCTCGCCGGGGCACCGGGACGTCGCCGCCGCGGCCGCCCGCGACCGCGCCGAAGCGGCGTCCGGCGGGCTTTCCCTTGTCCCACCCGACGACCGGCCCTTCGAGCGGGCGCGCGGCAGTCTCCGGCGCGGCCAATCGCTGCGGCGCGACCGCCGCGTCACCGAAGCGAAAGTGGCGCTGCGGACCGCGCTGGAGCTGTTCGAAAGCCTCGGCGCGGCGGAGTGGGCGGCGACGGCTCGCCGTGAGCTGCGGGCGGCGGGGTCGGCCGCGCCCACCGCCGGGCCGTTGACCGCCCAGGAGCGTCAGGTGGCGGAGCTGGCCGCGGCGGGGTTGTCCAACCGCGAGATCGGCGCGCGGCTGTTCCTCAGCCCGCGCACCGTCGGCTACCACCTGTACAAGGTGTTCCCGAAGCTCGGCATCGCCAGCCGGGCGCAGCTACGCGACATCGCCCTGACCGGCTGA
- a CDS encoding ABC transporter permease — translation MTATLSRAEAEVAPAHELAGTWHLTRLALRRDRVVLPIWIVLLSIVPASTVNTFTQFYPTVADRLALQAGANANPSYALLYGPPFNLTTAGGFIAWRMCGFLALLTGLMVVFTVTRHTRAEEDTGRAELLASAVVGRYAALTSALFVAGGASVLIGLVQTVSLIGAGLPAAGSIAFGAAEALAGLGFTAVAAVAVQLAEYSRTANGIGTAVVGAAFLVRGAGDSTVDARWLSWLSPIGWVQQVRAFAVERWWVLLLPAAFALVVGAIGYWLLPRRDVGVGILPPRPGPARAAASLRSPFALAWRLHRGPLTGWLVGVAVVGAVFGSIASGIGDLVGSSPQAQQIFERLGGSHALTQAFLAAMAGMFAMVASLYGVQAALRMRGEETAIRLEPVLATSVGKLRWAGGHLVFAFFGTAALLLVGGLFMGLANGLRTGDVGGSIGDTLAGMLVQLPAAWVVVALAVAIFGLVPAYSAAAWAVGALALLLSLFGPVVNLPQAVLDVSPFQHPPKLPGQEFTATPVVWLLVVAVVALGAGLAGWKRRDVG, via the coding sequence ATGACCGCGACCCTCTCCCGCGCCGAAGCCGAGGTCGCGCCCGCGCACGAACTCGCGGGCACCTGGCACCTCACCCGGCTCGCGCTGCGCCGCGACCGCGTGGTGCTGCCCATCTGGATCGTGCTGCTCAGCATCGTGCCGGCGAGCACGGTCAACACGTTCACGCAGTTCTACCCGACGGTGGCCGACCGGCTCGCGCTGCAGGCGGGCGCCAACGCCAACCCGTCGTACGCGCTGCTCTACGGGCCGCCGTTCAACCTGACCACCGCCGGCGGGTTCATCGCCTGGCGCATGTGCGGGTTCCTGGCGCTGCTCACCGGGCTGATGGTGGTCTTCACCGTCACCCGCCACACCCGCGCCGAGGAGGACACCGGCCGCGCGGAGCTGCTCGCGTCCGCGGTCGTCGGCCGGTACGCGGCGCTGACGTCGGCGCTCTTCGTGGCCGGTGGGGCGAGTGTCCTGATCGGGCTGGTCCAGACGGTCAGCCTGATCGGCGCCGGGCTGCCGGCGGCCGGCTCGATCGCCTTCGGCGCGGCGGAAGCCTTGGCGGGACTGGGGTTCACCGCCGTCGCGGCAGTCGCCGTCCAGCTCGCCGAGTACTCGCGCACCGCCAACGGGATCGGCACCGCCGTCGTCGGCGCCGCCTTCCTGGTGCGCGGAGCCGGTGATTCCACTGTGGACGCCCGCTGGCTGTCGTGGCTGTCGCCGATCGGCTGGGTGCAGCAGGTCCGGGCGTTCGCCGTCGAACGCTGGTGGGTGCTCCTGCTGCCGGCGGCCTTCGCGCTCGTCGTGGGCGCGATCGGGTACTGGCTGCTCCCCCGCCGCGACGTCGGCGTCGGCATCCTGCCGCCGCGGCCGGGTCCGGCGCGCGCGGCAGCGAGCCTGCGGTCGCCGTTCGCGCTCGCCTGGCGGCTGCACCGCGGTCCGCTGACCGGCTGGCTCGTCGGCGTGGCCGTGGTCGGCGCGGTGTTCGGGTCGATCGCCAGCGGCATCGGCGACCTCGTCGGGTCGAGCCCGCAGGCGCAGCAGATCTTCGAACGGCTCGGCGGCAGCCACGCGCTGACGCAGGCGTTCCTCGCCGCGATGGCCGGGATGTTCGCCATGGTCGCGTCGCTCTACGGCGTCCAGGCGGCGCTGCGGATGCGCGGCGAGGAGACCGCGATCCGGCTCGAACCGGTGCTGGCCACCAGCGTCGGCAAGCTGCGCTGGGCGGGCGGCCACCTGGTGTTCGCGTTCTTCGGCACGGCGGCGCTGCTGCTGGTCGGCGGCCTGTTCATGGGCCTGGCCAACGGCCTGCGCACCGGCGACGTCGGCGGTTCGATCGGCGACACCCTCGCCGGGATGCTCGTCCAGCTGCCCGCGGCCTGGGTGGTGGTCGCGCTCGCGGTGGCGATCTTCGGCCTGGTGCCCGCGTACTCGGCCGCGGCGTGGGCGGTGGGCGCGCTGGCGCTGCTGCTCAGCCTGTTCGGCCCGGTGGTGAACCTGCCGCAGGCGGTGCTGGACGTCTCGCCGTTCCAGCACCCGCCGAAGCTCCCGGGCCAGGAGTTCACCGCGACGCCGGTCGTCTGGCTGCTCGTGGTCGCGGTCGTGGCGCTGGGGGCCGGCCTGGCCGGCTGGAAGCGCCGGGACGTCGGTTAG
- a CDS encoding metal-dependent hydrolase — protein MGRTHALTGWCAGLALAPAVGVGSVHQAVVFAATTAGFALLPDLDHPGASASRLLGWLTGALSWLLRRVSAAFYALTKGPRDEKVTGQHRHLSHTVLFAAGLGALTSWGTATGGPWAVVGVVIFGLMLAEGALGDWLLPVSGAAVAWWFFTAPPDRAGELASISGWLGIAVAAGCLTHCLGDALTESGCPFLFPIPIAGETWYELGPPKALRFKTGKKVEKRLVFPVFVVLGVLLVPGVWDWSVSTVERLFIPPASQQATTP, from the coding sequence ATGGGGCGGACGCACGCCCTGACCGGCTGGTGCGCGGGCTTGGCCCTGGCGCCCGCGGTCGGGGTGGGTTCGGTGCACCAGGCGGTGGTCTTCGCGGCCACCACGGCGGGCTTCGCACTGCTGCCCGACCTCGATCACCCCGGCGCGAGCGCGTCCCGCCTCCTCGGCTGGCTGACCGGCGCCCTGTCGTGGCTGCTGCGGCGCGTGTCGGCGGCGTTCTACGCGCTGACCAAGGGCCCGCGTGACGAGAAGGTCACCGGCCAGCACCGCCACCTCTCGCACACGGTCCTGTTCGCGGCCGGCCTGGGCGCGCTGACGTCGTGGGGCACGGCCACCGGCGGCCCGTGGGCGGTCGTCGGCGTGGTGATCTTCGGGCTGATGCTGGCCGAAGGCGCGCTGGGCGACTGGCTGCTCCCGGTGAGCGGTGCCGCGGTGGCGTGGTGGTTCTTCACCGCCCCGCCGGACCGCGCGGGCGAGCTGGCCTCGATCTCGGGCTGGCTCGGCATCGCGGTCGCGGCGGGCTGCCTGACCCACTGCCTGGGCGACGCGCTCACCGAGTCCGGCTGCCCGTTCCTCTTCCCGATCCCGATCGCGGGCGAGACCTGGTACGAGCTGGGGCCGCCGAAGGCCCTCCGGTTCAAGACCGGGAAGAAGGTCGAGAAGCGGCTGGTCTTCCCGGTGTTCGTGGTGCTCGGCGTGCTGCTGGTGCCCGGGGTGTGGGACTGGTCGGTCAGCACGGTCGAGCGGCTGTTCATCCCGCCGGCGTCCCAGCAGGCGACCACGCCTTGA
- a CDS encoding TetR/AcrR family transcriptional regulator: MEKMRADARRNRAKVLAAAEEAFAVDGLAVPLDDIARLAGVGAGTVYRHFPSKEALFQAVVLERIQQFADEARALAEADEPGEVFFDYFVRVIHQASLNRAICDALAESSGHAFKAGAGDDFRAGFARLLERAQAAGAVRRDIDGDDLRALIVGCLAVERYTPGSAHLVRVVVDGLRASAGQGDVA; the protein is encoded by the coding sequence ATGGAGAAGATGCGCGCGGACGCCCGGCGCAACCGGGCCAAGGTCCTGGCCGCCGCGGAAGAGGCGTTCGCCGTCGACGGGCTGGCGGTGCCGCTCGACGACATCGCGCGGCTGGCCGGCGTCGGGGCCGGCACCGTCTACCGGCATTTTCCCAGCAAGGAAGCGCTGTTCCAGGCCGTCGTCCTCGAGCGCATCCAGCAGTTCGCCGACGAAGCCCGCGCCCTCGCCGAAGCCGACGAGCCCGGCGAGGTCTTCTTCGACTACTTCGTCCGCGTCATCCACCAGGCGTCCCTCAACCGGGCCATCTGCGACGCCCTCGCCGAATCCAGTGGGCACGCCTTCAAAGCCGGCGCGGGTGACGACTTCCGCGCGGGCTTCGCGCGGCTCCTCGAGCGGGCGCAGGCGGCCGGGGCCGTCCGGCGGGACATCGACGGGGACGACCTGCGCGCGCTCATCGTCGGCTGCCTCGCGGTCGAGCGGTACACGCCGGGCAGCGCGCACCTCGTCCGCGTCGTCGTCGACGGGCTGCGGGCGTCAGCCGGTCAGGGCGATGTCGCGTAG
- a CDS encoding WhiB family transcriptional regulator — MADVSRLPNVVAEEWEWQLNGSCRGADSSLFFHTDNERGSARERRESRAKAICQTCPVLAQCRRHAMTVQEPYGIWGGLGEIERRQLFLRQRRAERKTVSAH; from the coding sequence ATGGCTGACGTGAGCCGGCTGCCCAACGTGGTTGCTGAAGAGTGGGAATGGCAGCTGAACGGCTCGTGCCGCGGTGCCGACAGCAGTCTGTTCTTCCACACGGACAACGAGCGGGGTTCCGCGCGCGAGCGGCGCGAGTCGCGGGCCAAGGCCATCTGCCAGACCTGCCCGGTCCTGGCGCAGTGCCGCCGGCACGCGATGACCGTGCAGGAGCCGTACGGCATCTGGGGCGGCCTCGGCGAGATCGAACGGCGGCAGCTGTTCCTCCGCCAGCGGAGGGCCGAGCGGAAGACCGTGAGCGCGCACTGA
- a CDS encoding nuclear transport factor 2 family protein, which produces MPRTVPEIARLVRLGMSTVDTEPFADVFAADAVYERPFLGLRTEGRDALVAELRAAGARAHALGVREAQVALELTETGFVVELAVAGHPSSVGVVTVTGGEITAYRDYPNTALASLGTREIFDRFLAASVENRWDDLADLYAEDVTLEMPFTLPGVPRVTKGREELRRRFRAAAGLRRITGAANVVVHETTDPRRLVAEFDLHQEVRGEAFAVSYVMVMTVEDGVITHTRDYTDTAAAAERLKAWSPAGTPAG; this is translated from the coding sequence ATGCCTCGCACCGTGCCCGAAATCGCCCGGCTGGTCCGGCTTGGTATGTCCACTGTCGACACCGAACCGTTCGCGGACGTCTTCGCCGCCGACGCGGTGTACGAGCGGCCGTTCCTCGGCCTGCGCACCGAAGGCCGGGACGCCCTCGTCGCCGAGCTCCGCGCGGCCGGCGCCCGGGCGCACGCACTGGGCGTGCGGGAAGCCCAGGTCGCGCTGGAGCTGACGGAGACCGGGTTCGTCGTGGAGCTGGCGGTGGCCGGCCACCCTTCGTCGGTCGGGGTGGTGACGGTGACCGGCGGGGAGATCACGGCCTATCGCGACTACCCGAACACCGCCCTCGCCTCGCTCGGCACGCGCGAGATCTTCGACCGCTTCCTCGCCGCCTCGGTCGAGAACCGCTGGGACGACCTCGCCGACCTCTACGCCGAAGACGTCACGCTGGAAATGCCCTTCACCCTCCCCGGCGTGCCCCGCGTGACGAAGGGCCGGGAAGAACTCCGGCGCCGCTTCCGCGCGGCCGCCGGACTCCGGCGGATCACCGGAGCCGCCAACGTCGTCGTGCACGAGACGACGGACCCGCGGCGGCTCGTGGCGGAGTTCGACCTGCACCAGGAGGTGCGCGGCGAGGCCTTCGCCGTCTCCTACGTCATGGTCATGACCGTCGAGGACGGGGTGATCACGCACACCCGCGACTACACCGACACCGCCGCGGCCGCGGAACGGCTCAAGGCGTGGTCGCCTGCTGGGACGCCGGCGGGATGA
- a CDS encoding ABC transporter ATP-binding protein, which translates to MENAIAISGLHKSFGRTKALDGLDLQVPTGEVHGFLGPNGAGKSTTVRVLLGLLHADSGDVRLLGGDPWKDAASLHRRLAYVPGDVNLWPNLSGGEVIDLLGRLRGGLDEKRRADLIERFDLDPKKKGRTYSKGNRQKVAIVAALASRVDLLILDEPTSGLDPLMEATFQYAIQEEREQGRTVLLSSHILAEVEALCDKVSIIRNGRTVESGTLAELRHLTRTSITAELAGPPNGLTKLANIHDLKVEGNRVRFDVETRSLDEALRQLTEVGVRSLVSQPPTLEELFLRHYTTEASAK; encoded by the coding sequence ATGGAAAACGCCATCGCGATCTCCGGCCTGCACAAGTCGTTCGGCCGGACGAAGGCCCTCGACGGCCTCGATCTGCAGGTACCTACTGGGGAAGTACACGGTTTCCTGGGCCCGAACGGCGCCGGGAAGTCGACCACCGTCCGGGTTCTGCTCGGCCTGCTCCACGCGGACTCCGGGGACGTCCGGCTGCTCGGCGGCGACCCGTGGAAGGACGCCGCGAGCCTGCACCGCCGCCTGGCCTACGTGCCCGGCGACGTCAACCTCTGGCCCAACCTCTCCGGCGGCGAGGTGATCGACCTGCTCGGCCGCCTGCGCGGCGGGCTCGACGAGAAGCGCCGCGCCGACCTGATCGAGCGGTTCGACCTCGACCCGAAGAAGAAGGGGCGGACGTACTCGAAGGGCAACCGGCAGAAGGTCGCCATCGTCGCCGCGCTCGCGTCGCGGGTCGACCTGCTGATCCTCGACGAGCCGACGTCCGGCCTCGACCCGCTGATGGAGGCGACGTTCCAGTACGCCATCCAGGAGGAGCGCGAACAGGGGCGGACCGTGCTGCTCTCCAGCCACATCCTCGCCGAGGTCGAGGCGCTGTGCGACAAGGTCAGCATCATCCGCAACGGCCGCACGGTCGAGTCCGGGACGCTCGCCGAACTGCGCCACCTGACCCGGACGTCGATCACCGCCGAGCTGGCCGGCCCGCCGAACGGGCTGACGAAGCTGGCCAACATCCACGACCTCAAGGTCGAGGGCAACCGCGTCCGCTTCGACGTCGAGACGCGCTCGCTCGACGAAGCCCTGCGGCAGCTCACCGAAGTCGGCGTGCGCAGCCTGGTCAGCCAGCCGCCCACGCTCGAAGAGCTGTTCCTGCGGCACTACACGACCGAAGCGAGCGCGAAATGA